The following DNA comes from Mucilaginibacter jinjuensis.
TGCTCGTATGGATCAAAAATATAATCTGTCGCATCAAAAGATGTAGATGCCAACACTAATAATATAGCATCGGGGGTAAAGTTTTTCATCACATGCCAGTCTTTTGTTTCCAGTATCAGGCATTTGTGCGGGCTGTCCATTTTAAAGATTTCTGTTTTTTCACCATCATCATTTACAATGGTGCAACGGCCCTGGATGCAGATTGCAGCCTGCACGGTTTTATGGTGCCGGTGCCCGCCGCGCGCCGAACT
Coding sequences within:
- a CDS encoding sugar 3,4-ketoisomerase, encoding MAYLINIPTFSDTRGNLTVLDEAIPFDIKRLFYIYGVDSSARGGHRHHKTVQAAICIQGRCTIVNDDGEKTEIFKMDSPHKCLILETKDWHVMKNFTPDAILLVLASTSFDATDYIFDPYEHKE